The stretch of DNA TATATGGTTTaacattgaaattaaagtCGTCTGCCTTGTTGATCTCAGGTTTATCCAATAAAGATTCTAGATCATTCGTATTTTTACTAGTTTTTGCCAATGAAATACTTGGTTCTAAAGTAGGTGGTTTTAATAATGTTACAATTTCCTTCATCGAATTAGCCAACCGCTCTCTTGTTCTCTTAATCGTCTGTAAATCAATCTTGGACATTTTTGCTAGTTCTTCGGGTGATGGAGTCATAATGACTTCTTCgacttcttcttcgtttAGTCTCAGTCTTagctttttgttttctgtCTGCAATCTTTCAATTGTCTTCttttgtaatttatttGTGAATGTTAAACTTTTAATTTCCCCTTCCAATTCcttaattttgaatttcatcTCACTTCGCTCTAAATTGTTTacaattttaaattgttcCAACTTGGTGAATTCAGATGTTAGATAGTTTATAACGCCTGGTAACGTATAAGTCGGTTCTGACATTGAGGGTTGGTTCTggtttttattattataccATTGAGTTTGCGGATTTGAACTACTGCTACTGTTGCTTCTACTTCTCAATTTGAATGGTGgcattattaatgaatcatctattaaataatattgagATCGAATGATTGGATTGTAGGGGGGTTAGATTGATTCGTTGTCAgagtattattgttttttccttttagttctaaatttgatttttgaatttgtttgatCTTGGTAATTCAACCGAGAGAATACGTGgaaccaaaatcaaattcttgcAAGCCACTTGGCCTTAACGAGACCAGGtactaagaaaaaaaaaacttcaaaaCGCTGTTGTTCGTGGTGGTAAAGTTGCCACGAAGAAAGTGTGATACTCTAACTTCTTCATACCTAACCAAAAAGTATAAGGCTACACTTTTAGAGAAACGTACATAGTTCATTTATCCAATATATATGTTCATTATCTATTAATCTATTTGTTTTATTCTTTCTTAGAAATCCAGTCATTCAAACCATATCTGTTTCTAGCAATTTCAATAGcataaaattgaattctaACGGCAAACATGGTTCCATCTTGTGAATATTCTTCATTGGCTTTCAACCTGAGCAATGTACCAAAGTTGTAGTCTTCTAtttcattgaatttttcacaGAAAGCTCTCCATCTAGCTTTACCTGAGGTGCTTTTCATATCTTCTTCACGAATAACGGCAACATTGCT from Candida albicans SC5314 chromosome R, complete sequence encodes:
- a CDS encoding uncharacterized protein (Protein of unknown function; S. cerevisae ortholog Ypl225w interacts with ribosomes; rat catheter biofilm induced); the encoded protein is MSAQPFSAENADNLEEIEMQFAVKAVQQAETYWSLLEKIPGSKLKLTKHDDDIFNQLLEDFPEFKEPSNVAVIREEDMKSTSGKARWRAFCEKFNEIEDYNFGTLLRLKANEEYSQDGTMFAVRIQFYAIEIARNRYGLNDWISKKE